A stretch of DNA from Leptospira wolffii serovar Khorat str. Khorat-H2:
ATCGTGATCCAATGGGGGATATGCTCTTTTCCGATAAAGATCGGAAAGAAACCGATCGTAACTCCCGCAACGGGAGAGGGAAGTCCCGTAAAGGAACCAGGATCGTGTGCTACGTTGAATCTGGCGAGACGATACGCGGCACAGATAGGAAAGATCGCTGCGATGAGCATCCCGATCGGAAAAAGATCTTCTTTTCCGAAGACGTCGATCTTATACTCTTCCAAGACCATATTATAAAAAAGGAAACCTGGTGCGATCCCGAAAGCCGTCAAGTCCGCCAAACTATCCAGGTCGGCTCCGAGTTCGCTCGTGGCGTCCAAGGCTCTCGCAACCATACCGTCCAAACCGTCGCAGATAGCCGCGAGCAATATGAAGAATCCGGAAAGAATATAGGCCTGAGCTCCGTTTCCGCTCACTTCCGAAGCGATCAAAATGGAAACGAAACCCATGCTCAAGTTTCCTAGAGTGATCATATTTGGGATCCAATGTAACCTGCGATTCATATATAGGTCTCCTGTCTTACCGGACTCACCGTAAAGTCCAAACTTTTAGAATATCCCTGTCGAAATAGATAATAACCCAAGGCCGCAACCATAGCGCCGTTATCCGTGCAGTAGATCTTTTTTTGCGGAGAAAAAAATTCCAGGGAATTTTTCTTCGCGTAGGCTTCCAACCTCGCCTTTAATGTGGAGTTTGCCATAACTCCGCCCCCGGCTAAAATCCTACGGATTCCAGTAATTGAAACCGCCCGCTTCAAATTCCTCTCCACGAGTTCGAATGCCGTATTTTGAAAATGATAGCATACCCTAGGAACGGGGAGATCCGGCTGTTTTGCCAATAAATGAGCCACTGCGGTCTTTAAACCGGAAAAGGAAAATGCCACTCTGTCCTGCTCTAAATTTCTCAATAAGAGAGGAAGTAGTTCCTTCTCCTTCGGTTCCGGTCTATATTTCGAAGCCTCCGCCTCTATGGGAGGTCCTCCCGGATAGGGCAAGGAAAGCTGGCCCGCCACCTTATCGAATGCCTCTCCCAAGGCGTCGTCCAATGTATCTCCTACTGTTTCCATTCTCCCGAAATGGGGAATCTTGTAGATGGCGGAATTCCCTCCGGATAGCAGAAGTCCCAGAGCTGGAAAGACGGGTTCCACTCCTTCCAATTGCAGAACCGCGAAATGGGCCTGGAGATGACAAAGAGGTACGATAGGAGTTCCGTAAACCGAATGGATGCAACGGGCGAGTTGCGCTCCTATCATCAGAGAACCGGTCAGTCCGGGAGATCTCGTAACGGCCACGTAATCCAAGTCGGAAAGACTCACCTCCGCTTCCTCCAGAACCTCGGAAAGAAGAGGATTGATCTTTTCCAAATGAGCTCTCGATGCAATTTCGGGGACGATTCCCCGAAACGGTTTATGCAAATCGATCTGACTGAAGATCTTTAAGGATAGAAGTTCTTTTCCGTCTTTTACGATTCCTAGACTGGTCTCGTCGCAGCTAGTCTCGATACCAAGGCCGATCATTCTCTTAGGACTTGGAATCTTGGGAAAGGATCTCCACCGCTTTCTTCAATTGGGGATCCAATTCGGTATCGGTAAGAGATCTATCTTTTTCGGATAAGGTCTTATTCTTATATACCGCGCGGGCCACATCGGAACTCAGTTTGATGCCCTGCTCTTTCAGGGCCTTTTCGAATAACTGAAAATTCTGCTCGTTGTATTCGGGATATTTAACGGCCAATTGGTCTAGGAGTTTTTTCTCTCCCATTTTACGCAGATAGAATCTATCATCCTCGTTGGGCTCGATCGCCTTCACCACGATGTCCGGTTGGATTCCCTTACCGTGTAAAGATCTGCCGGAAGGAGTGAAATATTTTTGCACAGTCAATTTCACCGCCATTCCGTATGATAAAGGATATACGATCTGAACGGAACCCTTGCCGAAGGAAGTCGTCCCCAGAATCTTCGCTCTTCCATGATCCTGCATGGCTCCCGCAAAAATCTCGGAAGCGGAAGCGGAACCTTCGTTGATTAGAACCACGAGAGGGATTTTGGTATATTTTTCGCCGCGAGAAGTGGACTTGGAAACGTCCGCGAGTTCCCCCCCTCTTCCTCGAACGGAAACGATGTCGAGCCCCTCGGGAAGAAAGATATCGGAAAGAGCGACTGATAAAGGAAGAAGTCCTCCAGGATTCATGCGCAGGTCCACGATGAGTCCCTCAGCCTTCTTATCCACGAGTTGTTTCACATGCTTCTTAAATTCTTCCAGGGTGTTCTCGCCCATGAACTGGTTCAGTCGAACATAGCCCACTTTTTCCTTTTCGAATAGAAAAGAGCGTACATAACGGATCTTTATATTTTCCCGAACTAAGGTAAATTGAAGAGGTTCCTTGATATTCTTTCTTTCCACCTTGATCGAAACGGAAGAACCGGGCTTACCCCTCATCAATTTGATCCCTTCGGAATAACCCAGATTGGCGGTACTCTTGCCGTCTATCTCTATAATCCTATCCTGGGGAAGAATACCTGCTTTCATGGCAGGAGTATCCTCAATCGGCGAGACTACCACGATGGCTCCGTCGGTATAGGCGACTTCCATCCCCACTCCTCCGAAACTCCCTCTGGTTTCCTCCCGCATCTGTCTGTATTCTTCTTCCTCTAAGAAGGTGGAATGCGGATCTCCGAGAGAAGCGAGCATGCCTTTGATTGCTCCGAGGAATACTTTTTCCTCGTCTATGGTTTCGACGTAACCGTTCTGGGCCAGGCCGAAGACTTCATGGAATAATTGCAGATATTTTTCGGAGGTTTCGGAAACCGCTCTGGCCTTCAGAGGTTGGAAGACCAGAGCGATAAATAGAACGAAGACGGCCCCCGCCCAGAAGAATCTTTCCTTATTTTTCATTCTTACCGACCAACTCGGAATAAATCTGAGGATACTTTTCTTTTATTTTTGCGAGTACCGCGTCTTGGTCCAATTTATATCTTTCGCAAGCGTCGGAGAGAATCTCTCGGTCGGTTCGAACCTTTTGTTCCGCAGCGAAATTCAATCGGTCTCCCAAACGGGCTTCCGTCAGATATTCCATTACGAGTTTTAGATCCGCTTCTCCGATTTGCTTTTTTGGAGATGCGCAGAATAGGGAGAAGAGAAGAAGGAGTAAGACCGCAAGCCTGCGGGAATTGGAAAGAAAAATCACTCTTTCAGAATTCTTCCCGAAAGACGGTCAATGTCAACCAGGAATTCGTAAGCTCTTAGGGAAGAATCCGGAGCGGAAAGTCGAAGTTTTTCCGATTTTCACGACTCCGATTTACAAGCGATTCAATAAGTGCGATAAAGACCGATTAGTTTTCCGAGAATCACAACCTTCTTACTACGGATAGGCTTGTATTTAGGGTTTCTAGCCTCGAGTCGGATATGATCCGATTCCTTATAATATACTTTGAGAGTGGCTTCGTCCTCGATCAAGGCTACGACGATCTCTCCGTTACGAGCGATATCCTTTTTTTGGATAATGGCCACGTCCCCATCGTTGATCCCCGCTTCTATCATGGAATCCCCCTGCACTTTTAGAGCGAAGGTGATTCCCTTAGAGGCCATCTCTTCGGGAACGGGAATATAGGTCTCGATATTTTCCTCCGCCAAGATAGGGAGTCCGGCCGCAACCCTTCCTAATAGAGGAATACTAGGCGTGGGAACCGGCAGACTCTCAAAAGGACTCTGGCGCTGCAATTCGATCGCCCTGGATTGATTTTTAGAAGTCTTCAGGTATCCCTTTTTCTCGATCGCCTTAAGGTGATCGTAAGCACCTTTGGCAGTAATGCTGAACTCGTCACCGATCTCCCTGATTGTGGGAGGAAAGCCTCTCTCCTTGATTACATTCGTGATGAAATTTAGGACTGCGAGTTGCTTTTCGGTGAGATCTTTCATGCTTAACAAGTTATTAGTGAATAGATGTTTTGCAAGTACTTTTTTGGCAACGGAACAGATTAAAACATTTGACTATGTTTAGACTATATATAGACTAATAGGTATGAAGAAGAAGGTGAATCTGGGAGAAGCCAAGGCGCACCTGGGAAAATACCTGAAGGCCGCTAGTGCGGGAGAAAGGATCATTCTTGCGGAAAGAAACCGTCCGATCGCAGAATTGAAGATTCTTCCCGAGGTCACCCGAACGAAACGACCCAAGCCTGGGATCCTACGGAACAAATTTACGGTTCCCGACGATTTCAATTCTACTTTAACCCAATTCGAAGCGGATTATTACGGAGACTGATCGTTTGAGAACGATCCTCTTAGATACGCAAATTCTATTATGGTTCTTACTGGACGACCCTAAATTGCCCGGTATAGTGAGAGACCTCGCAAAGGAGGAGGATTCCCTTTTTCTTTTCCACCAGGTTTCCCTTTGGGAGATTCAGATCAAATTCGATCAGGGAAAGCTCCCCTTACACAAGCATCCGGGAGATTTTCTAGTCCAGGCATGTTTGCAATCCGGACTGGAAAAAGCGGATCTCCAAGACGAGGCGATCTTCTTTTTATCCAAGATTCCCCCCTTACATAGGGATCCTTTCGACAGACTCTTGGTATCGCATACGATTTTGAACGGCTGGGAATTAGCGACTACGGATTCTATTCTGGAAAAATATCCGATCCGTATATTAAAATAATAGAATTTGCTCTATTTCAGGTATTCGCTTTTCAGTACGAAGGACCCCTTAGAAACTACTTGGGAACCCTCCGGAAGACCGCCTAGTAGGATCACATCGTCTTCGATCGTATCTCCTACTATCACATTGACGGCCTCGAAGGTATTCTCTCCGTGAGTAACGAATACGTAGGATTTGCCTTCTATCTCATGGACCGCTTCGAGAGGGACCATCTTGCGTTTTCCTTCTCCGGTGCTGACGACTAAGCCGGCGACCTTCGCCGTAACCGTCTGACCGGGCTTCAATTTTCCGCCTTTATTCTGGACCATGATTCTCAGCTTTGCGGTCCTTTTCACGTTATCCAAAACGGTTCCCACATACCCGACTTTTCCTTGGATCTGGACATTACTATGCTCGTCCCCCAACGGAAAGATCGTGGCCTGGGCTCCTTCTCTCACTCCGGCTAGATCTTTTTCGTAGACATCCAGAAGCACCCAAAGATGACTTAGGTTCGCTACCGTGAATAATTCCTCGTTACGAGTGACTTGCTGACCCAGTATGGCCTTTCTTTCCGTGATCTCACCGTTGATCGGACTACGGAGAACCAAGTTGGAGGAAACATAAATCCCTCTCTCTATCCCTTCTATCTCGGAAGGAGTGAGCCCGTAATTGTCCAGTTTGATTCGAGTAGTCTCCACTTCCGTTCTGGCGGTCTTGTATTGCATGGTCGCTAGTTCGTATTCTTTGGCGGAGGTAACTTTCATTTCGAAAAGCTCTTTGGCCCTGTCCGCCTGCAATTTCAAGGCCTCCAGGGAAGCTCTCGCTTTTACATACGCGGCCTCGACCTCTCCCAATTGTACGGAGGAAAGAATGGCAAGAGGAGATCCTTGGCTGACCTTGTCCCCTTCCTTGACTAAAACCTTTTTGATGCGGGCCTCCACCTGAGAACCCACCTTGGCCATGCTCTCCGGATCGTAAGTGATCCTACCCGGCAGTGCCAATTCTTCGAACTGCGCCACTTCCTTTAAGCTAACATACGTTAAAGGATGCCTACGAATCACGTCCTCAGGCACGGAGAATACGTTCTTGTTCTCTTCTTGAACCTTCTTTTCCGGTTTCTTTTTGGAGAAATACTTGTAACCGTAAACGGCGGTGGTCACCACCAAGGCCAAAAGGATTAGAATTTTATATTTTTGGAATAGTTCTTTCATTGTCCTTCTCCTTTTACCGGGCTCTTAGCCGCCGATTCCGCGATTTTTCCCGTGGCGGCCTTATAGCCTTCTACGGCATTGAAGTAGAGATAGAGTAGATCGTAGTATTCGCGGAGGATGGTGAGGTAATTTTTTTCTGCTTGGAGGAAGGTGACCTGATCGGAAGCGCCTCGGACATAGGCGATCCGCGATTTTTCCTCCAACTGCTTGTTCTTTTGCAGCAGATTGATTCTTTCGTATTTGGTAAGTAATTCTTCCCTGGCTAAAAGTTCCTTTTTAGCGGCCTCAATCTCGGCCATTACTTCCCTTTTCTTAGCGTCCAGCGCCAATTCGTATTTACGGTATTCTTCCTTGGCGGAGTATACTTTTCCCTGTCCTCTATCGTTCAGAGGGATAGGGATCGTGGCAAAAACGCCTCCGTAATTCTCCCCGCCTTTTACTCTCCATTCTCCTCCGAGTTGCAACCAACCCAAGGCCTCTTTTCTCTGGAGCTCGATATTCAGTTTCTTTTCCTGGAGCCTTTGTTCTAGAGCAACGACGTCCGGACGCTCGATGGAAGGAAAATCCTCTTTGAGGTAAAGACCCAATTCTTCCAGGGTTCTGAATTTCATGGATTCCACCTTAAAGGCAAAGACTCCCTCCGACTCGGAGAGTCCGGAAAGAATGCGAAGGTCCTTTTCGATGGTCTGTCTTCTTACGATCGCGTCGCGGTAATATTTCTCCACCTGGATCCTTTCCAGTTCCAGACGCTCGAATTCTAACGGAGAAATATCCCCCTTTTGGACCCGGAACTTGGTGAGTTCCAAAAGATCGCTGTAGTTTTCGTAGAATTCCTTATTGGTATCCACAAGTAGAGTTAAGAATACGAAGGCCCAATAGTTCTGGCGCAATCTCATCCGAAAGATCCGGTCGAAATTCCGAAAGTCCTGGATGGAAGCCTCGAACGCTTTCTTAGCGACTCGAGTACGAAGCGGAACCACTCCGTAAACGTCCAGATCTTGGAAAAGGCCGGGCGCGGTTTCCGGACTTCCTCCTTGAGAGTTCGGATTTCCTCCGATGAATTGCTGTTGGAACTGAAGCACAGGATTCCGATACAAGGAAGCAGTGATCACCTGGCCTCTCTGGATTCCCATATTCTGTCTTTCCGCCAAGTAAAGCGGGTTATTGGAAACGGCATATTCCGTCAGACGATCGATATCCCAATCGATGATTTTAGTGTTCGCAGGAACCGGAGAAACTCCGGATCCCGCTTGGGAAGTATTGGAAGAAGACTTGGATTCGTTGATCGTAGGAAGAGTTCCCTTCTTGTCTTCGGAGATTTCGAACGGGATCGTCTCGGGATACACGACAGTACTGAAAGGAAAGAAGAACGCGGAAGCGGAAAAAAGCAGAAGAAGAGCCCAGCCGCTTCCTTTTTCGACAGAGGGTTTAGCAATCGATCTTGCTTCGGTTAACAATAAGAAATCTTGCATCCTCTATCCTTATGACTATTTGAATATTCGCCCCCGGTACCGCAAGTCAGTTTGTTTTCAGGCCCGATGAAAGCTCTCAGAAAAGTCTGTACAAATACCATTTTCCTTCCGATTTCACGAAATACGGATTGATGAGCTCCTTCTCCAACTTGGAGTTTTCCTTAAACCGCAGTTTAACCTCGCAAGCGCTCGAGCTTTCAAAATATAGATCCGCTACGATGCCTCCGGATTGTAATAATAGGTCCCTAACTGTGCGGACTTCGGAAGAATTCTTCTGTTTTTGCAAAAGTTCCCTATCGAAGAAGTAAGTTTGGAAGTAATTATTCTCCGTAGCTAATTCCCTTATCAGATCCTCTCGGCTCCAATGCCCTTTCAGATCCAAATAGATTCCTTCCTTAACGGACACGATCTCGGGTAAAAATCTAAAATCCTTTTTGACCGTTCCGTCCACTAACCTTTTCAGTAAGGAAAGAATCTCCTGCGTATTTTTAGTATGATCCGCCTGGTGTCCCGCTAAGAACACCTTACCTTTCTCCAGGTTCGGCGGAATCTCCGTCTCTCTTGCCGAGGAGAATGTTCTATCCTGCGGCCCCGAACAGAGAAGGATATGCGCAAAAACTAAGAAGAGCAATGCGGCAGAGGTTAGAATGCGAAAGGATCTCTTGGAGAAAAAAAGCGCGTAGAATGTCTTGGAGAAAGGCAATATGATTCCGTACAAATAGATTAACATGAATAGGACCCTTGCGATCGATTCCCGGTTCCTTTTTTAACCCTGGCTTTTCAAGGCTTTCTTAAGCAATTCTTCCAGATCCTTTCCGTAGAGAACAGAAAGACGGGAAGGATTGTCCGTTAGGAATTTTCTCGCTCCTTCGGTGAATTCTGCGTCGCCTATGATGAAAGCCTTGTCCAACCCCATATCCTTGACTTGGCTTAATGTATCTCTTAGGAAGATGTCGGAAATCTTGGCGTCCTTCCATTTCCGGAACTTGAATAAGGCGCGGGTCTCCTTGTCGGTCTTGTTCAGACCCATAAAATTGACTCCGTCTCCCTCCTTGTTCGGAACCTCCCTACTCACCGTGTAATTCAAGGCAATCACCACTTTCACGCATAGGTTCTTGAAGTCCACCCCCTTGATCGTCCTAAAATGATCCAAGGCGCTGATTCCGATCTTAGCCACATCGACCACGATCTTATTTCCTTCCTCGTCTATGATTCCCTTGATATGGAAGGACTTGGAGGATTTAAGTCCCGAGATTTCGTAATATCTTTCCGTGGGAAAAAGCTCGGCAAATAGTCTGGAGATTTCCTGCTCGGGGCTGAAACCGCTCTTGGACGGTTTTCCCAAATCCAGTCTCTTGGTCTCCACCTGGTATTTATAATTTGCTAATTCTATGATGCGATTATCGTCCACCCGTTCCGATTCCGCTTCGATCAGGTATTCGCTCGCGTCTTCCAATCTTCCCATCTTGACGGCAATTAGAGAGAAATGGAAATCGGAATCGATCAGCTCCTGCTTCCAACCGTTGTTTCTCGCGGTCTCCATACAAAGGCGAGCGTGCTTCAACGCCTCGTTCCAATTTTCCTTTTGTATGAACTCCAACATGATAAACTGAAACAGAGTATAACGTATGTATTCGTCGGATACGACATCCACCACCGAATTCGCGACCTTTATCGCCTCGTCATGATCTCCCGATCTTGCGAGAGATAAGGCGTAGAGAAATCCGGATACGGAAGAGGAAGGTTCTTCTTCGAACGCTTTCTGGAAATAAGGCTTCGGATCCCCCTTCCTAAGTATCGCCGCGATCACTCCCTTAGCTATGAGAAGAGCAGGCATCTTGATTCTTTCGTCAGGAACCCTGGATAAGAATTTGTCCGCGATTCCGAATTCCTTTTGCCCGATCGCCATGAACCCGATGCGAACGTTCGCTTCGAAATTATTCGGGTCTACGGAAAGTGTATCCACATAATGGAAGACCGATTCCTCGAAAAGATCCTGTTGGTAAAAAATATCCGCGATACGATTCGAGACTGCGACTTCGGAAATTTCCTTATCGAAACTTCCTATTTTCTTAATTTTTTCCAGATGTCGTGCTTCGTTAATGTAATCCCCTTCCATGGCGTAGATCTTTGCCATGATGAAATGCGCTTTCACGTTGGAAGGATTCGCATCCAGAATATCGCGAATCAAAATCCGGGATTCCACATAGTTTCCCATCGCAGCCAAAGCCAGGGCCTTCTCGAAAGCGTCCTTTTTGGACTGGATGAGAAAGGAACCGGCAGCGACGATCAGTATGATTCCGGCTGCGATTAAAATTACGAAGACCATTTTGAGAATTTCTGCTATTAACTAAATAATTGTTGGATAAAATCAAACGTTTTCAATATTCTGCCACCGATGGGAAGAATCACGTATCTGCGTTTTGCATTTTCCCTCTTTCTACGGGATTGGATCACTAGTGTACTCCATGTGGCCTTCTCTTCCTTTTTCGCCTACGGCCTGATCTTCGGCGTCCATTCCCTGCGCGCGGAAAAAGCGCCTGCGGACATTACTAATATCGATCTCTTTTTGAAATCTCCGTATCTGGTTTTATCCCTTTCCGGCCTCGCTTTAGTTTTTATGACCGTGGTCCGGGTCATGGGTAGGTCGGGGGATAACGGAATCATGATGGCCGTGGGAGGAAATCGTCCGGGTGTGGTCCTTTTATTGACCCTGGAAGTCTGGATTTTGCATGTCCTAGGATTCCTTTCGGCGACCCTTTTGACCGCATTCTTTCCTTACGGCAAATCCGAGTTAACCTCCTTCTTGGATTATTTGGGCTCCCTTACGTTGGACGTCCTACTAGTGGGAGCCATCGGGAGTCTGGTGGCCTTCTTCTACACTCTCATGGATCCTTACCAATCCATTCGGAGGGGAAAATGATCCTGCGGATTAATAATCTATCCCGTCATTACGGGACGACCAAAGCTGTTGATCGGATTTCTTTCGATATCAATCAATCCGACTATGTCGCGATCGTGGGACCCTCCGGTTCCGGAAAAACGACCCTACTCTCTATGATCACCGGTATGCTTTCCAGCAGTTCCGGAGAGATTTATTTCGATACTCTCAAGATTTCCTCAATGAGCAAGTCGGAGTTGGCCGGATTTCGAGCCAAAAGCATAGGACTTATCTTCCAATTTTCCGACCTGGTTTCCCATTTGAGTGTGGAGGAGAATATTCTTCTACCGGCATTACTCGTAGGAAAATTCTCCGAACAGGAATACAGGGAAAAATGCGAATACCTGATTTCCAGTCTGAATCTACAAAGCATCCGCGATCAATTGCCTTCCCGTCTTTCAGGAGGACAAATCCAGATGACCGCGATTGCAAGAGCCCTCATCAACGAACCGGAAATTCTTCTGGCCGACGAACCTTCCGGAGACTTGGATCCGGAAAATAGCGAACTCGTCCGCAAACTTCTTTCCGATTTCAATTCCAGAGGACTCACCATACTTCTCGTTACGCACGATATGAACCTTGCGTTCGACGCTAAGACTATCTACGAAATGAGAGAAGGAAGTTTTACCAGAGTCGTAAAATGAGTCTTTATTTAGGCGTGGATATCGGCGCCCAAAGTATCAAAGCCTGTCTAACGGACGAATCCGGCGAGATTCATTCCCAAGCGAGTTGCCCCACCGGCGCAAAAATGGGAAACGTAGAATTCTTATCCGAACTCGAAGATCTGATTTCCGGAATTCTACGAAGCACGGGAAGGACCGCCTCCGCAATCGGCTTAGGAAGTCCGGGTCCCATAGACAAAGATCAAGGAATTCTAATATCTTCAGCGAACCTTCCCTTATTGAAGGAGGTTCCCATCGTATCTTCCCTCAATCGCAAATTCGGAATCCCCGTCTTCTACGATAACGACGCGAACTGCGCCGCATTGGGAGAATACTGGTTCGGAGCCGGAAAAAATTCTCCGAATCTGATCGTTCTTACGTTGGGCACGGGGCTCGGAGGCGGCTGGGTATTCGAAGGAAAATTATTCGACGGTTACAAAGGCAATTCCATGGAAGTGGGTCACACAACGGTGGTTCCTGAAGGAGCCCTATGCGGTTGCGGCCAAAGAGGCTGTATCGAGGCCTATTTCAGCGCGAGCGGGTTCGCGGCTAGATTCCTGGAAAAAACGGGGAGTCGCCTGGAGGATATAGAATCCTTTTTTAAAATGGCCGAGTCCGGAAATTCGGATGCAAAAGAAATACTGGACTACGGCACGGACAGACTCGCGGATGCGGTGAGAAATCTAGTACATACCTTGAATCCGGAATGCATCGTATTCTCCGGAGGGATCTCCTTGTCCTACGACCGTTTCGGAAAACCGCTTGAAACCAGGATCCGAGAGACGATTTTTCCCATATTCCGAGAATACACGAGAATTCTTCCCGGAGGAGCGGTGACGGGAGCTTTGGGAGCTGCGAGTCTTTGCTTAAGATGAGGAACTATGAACGAAACGAACTGTTTATTCTGTAAGATCATTCGCAAGGAAATTCCCGCGAAGATCGCTTTCGAAGACGAAAATATATTATCTTTTCATGATGTTTCTCCCCAGGCCCCCGTGCATGTGCTCGTAATCCCGAAAAAGCATATCGTCGCCCTAAACGAGGTCGATTCTTCCGACAAGGCCTTATTGGGAGAGATCCTGTATCGCGTCTCGGATCTAGCCAAGAGTTTAGGATTGGACAAGAACGGATTCCGAGTGGTGAATAATGCGGGGAAACTAGGAGGACAGACTGTCTTCCATCTGCATTTCCATCTTTTAGGCGAAAGACAAATGACCTGGCCGCCGGGCTAAGGTTAAGAACGGAGATCGGACTTTGAAGAAACTCGCCCTTGGCTTCTTAATCAGCGCCTTGTCCCTTGGATTCTTATTCTGGAACTTGGATCTTTCCGGCTTTTCCGAGATCCGGGAACGTTGGCAGCCGATCTATCTGATTCCTTTCTTGATTACGATCGTTTGGGGATTGTATCTATTCTCCTGGAGATGGTATCTGCTTCTGGGCAAGAAGGTTCCGTTTCGAACCTCCCTTCTTTCCGCATATATAGGAGTCGGAGCCAATCAGTTCCTACCCGCCAGAGGAGGGGATCTATTTCGATTATATTTCTGCAGGCAAGGCACGGATATAGGTTACGCTTCCTTGGTGAGCGGAATCTTTCTAGAAAAGGTTTTAGACTTCTCCTTTATTTTTTGCGCAGGACTCGGAGCCCTGTTCGTTCTGGGAGTCAACCAGGATAAGGCCAGATTCATCCTGCCGTTATTGGGAATCGTGGGAATCTTTTCCACTCTCGCAATCATCCGCTTCTTTCACGAAACACTGATTCGCTGGGGAGAAGCTCTCGCGGGCAAATTCAAGAAAAAGGAATTCTTCTCCGAAAAACTCTCCCCTCAGATCCGGGAGTTGGGAAGT
This window harbors:
- a CDS encoding ABC transporter ATP-binding protein is translated as MILRINNLSRHYGTTKAVDRISFDINQSDYVAIVGPSGSGKTTLLSMITGMLSSSSGEIYFDTLKISSMSKSELAGFRAKSIGLIFQFSDLVSHLSVEENILLPALLVGKFSEQEYREKCEYLISSLNLQSIRDQLPSRLSGGQIQMTAIARALINEPEILLADEPSGDLDPENSELVRKLLSDFNSRGLTILLVTHDMNLAFDAKTIYEMREGSFTRVVK
- a CDS encoding histidine triad nucleotide-binding protein; this translates as MNETNCLFCKIIRKEIPAKIAFEDENILSFHDVSPQAPVHVLVIPKKHIVALNEVDSSDKALLGEILYRVSDLAKSLGLDKNGFRVVNNAGKLGGQTVFHLHFHLLGERQMTWPPG
- a CDS encoding lysylphosphatidylglycerol synthase transmembrane domain-containing protein; the encoded protein is MKKLALGFLISALSLGFLFWNLDLSGFSEIRERWQPIYLIPFLITIVWGLYLFSWRWYLLLGKKVPFRTSLLSAYIGVGANQFLPARGGDLFRLYFCRQGTDIGYASLVSGIFLEKVLDFSFIFCAGLGALFVLGVNQDKARFILPLLGIVGIFSTLAIIRFFHETLIRWGEALAGKFKKKEFFSEKLSPQIRELGSFLTTRNVILYGGLTAATWLFGYAIHYTFLQYLVGIHLSPLETVFIMFCGAVGVMVPSAPSGAGVYHASITSGFVLLGRSSSEGLVYATTVHLGQMVALGILTAILYIYWSFSGKAVVKADS
- a CDS encoding ROK family protein yields the protein MSLYLGVDIGAQSIKACLTDESGEIHSQASCPTGAKMGNVEFLSELEDLISGILRSTGRTASAIGLGSPGPIDKDQGILISSANLPLLKEVPIVSSLNRKFGIPVFYDNDANCAALGEYWFGAGKNSPNLIVLTLGTGLGGGWVFEGKLFDGYKGNSMEVGHTTVVPEGALCGCGQRGCIEAYFSASGFAARFLEKTGSRLEDIESFFKMAESGNSDAKEILDYGTDRLADAVRNLVHTLNPECIVFSGGISLSYDRFGKPLETRIRETIFPIFREYTRILPGGAVTGALGAASLCLR
- a CDS encoding tetratricopeptide repeat protein; protein product: MVFVILIAAGIILIVAAGSFLIQSKKDAFEKALALAAMGNYVESRILIRDILDANPSNVKAHFIMAKIYAMEGDYINEARHLEKIKKIGSFDKEISEVAVSNRIADIFYQQDLFEESVFHYVDTLSVDPNNFEANVRIGFMAIGQKEFGIADKFLSRVPDERIKMPALLIAKGVIAAILRKGDPKPYFQKAFEEEPSSSVSGFLYALSLARSGDHDEAIKVANSVVDVVSDEYIRYTLFQFIMLEFIQKENWNEALKHARLCMETARNNGWKQELIDSDFHFSLIAVKMGRLEDASEYLIEAESERVDDNRIIELANYKYQVETKRLDLGKPSKSGFSPEQEISRLFAELFPTERYYEISGLKSSKSFHIKGIIDEEGNKIVVDVAKIGISALDHFRTIKGVDFKNLCVKVVIALNYTVSREVPNKEGDGVNFMGLNKTDKETRALFKFRKWKDAKISDIFLRDTLSQVKDMGLDKAFIIGDAEFTEGARKFLTDNPSRLSVLYGKDLEELLKKALKSQG
- a CDS encoding efflux ABC transporter permease; this encodes MGRITYLRFAFSLFLRDWITSVLHVAFSSFFAYGLIFGVHSLRAEKAPADITNIDLFLKSPYLVLSLSGLALVFMTVVRVMGRSGDNGIMMAVGGNRPGVVLLLTLEVWILHVLGFLSATLLTAFFPYGKSELTSFLDYLGSLTLDVLLVGAIGSLVAFFYTLMDPYQSIRRGK